From a single Lentimicrobiaceae bacterium genomic region:
- a CDS encoding sigma-54-dependent Fis family transcriptional regulator: MARILVIDDERSIRNTLKEILEYEGYIMDEAPDGPAALELAAKEKYDVILCDIKMPQMDGIEVLDKLLLINDTPVVMISGHGNIDTAVDAIKRGAYDYISKPLDLNRLLITIRNAMERGSLIKETKVLKRKVSKTFEMIGESEPIQQIRNMIERVAPTDARVLITGSNGTGKELVARWLHELSNRAEGPFVEVNCAAIPGELIESVLFGHEKGSFTSAIKQRKGDFEQANGGTLFLDEIGDMSLSAQAKVLRALQENKIMRVGGEKEIPVDVRIVAATNKNIPLEIENKNFREDLYHRLSVILIHVPSLNERREDIPLLANYFITDICESSGKPMMDFNEDALKALQDINWTGNIRELRNVVERLAILCDGTITAEDVEMYAHPLKR, translated from the coding sequence ATGGCAAGGATTTTAGTCATTGATGATGAGCGAAGCATTCGTAATACGCTGAAAGAAATTCTGGAGTATGAAGGTTACATAATGGATGAAGCTCCTGATGGCCCGGCTGCACTTGAACTCGCCGCCAAAGAAAAATATGATGTCATTTTATGCGACATTAAAATGCCACAAATGGATGGTATTGAAGTACTTGACAAGCTACTGTTAATCAACGACACTCCAGTGGTGATGATTTCAGGACACGGAAATATTGATACTGCGGTAGATGCCATCAAACGGGGGGCTTATGACTATATCTCGAAACCTCTTGACCTGAACCGCCTGCTGATAACCATCCGTAATGCCATGGAAAGGGGCAGTTTGATTAAAGAGACTAAAGTTCTGAAGAGAAAAGTCAGCAAGACATTTGAAATGATTGGAGAATCGGAGCCCATACAACAAATCAGAAACATGATTGAGCGTGTTGCCCCAACCGATGCAAGAGTGCTGATTACAGGAAGCAACGGCACCGGAAAAGAGCTGGTAGCCCGCTGGTTACACGAGCTCAGCAACCGGGCAGAAGGACCATTTGTAGAAGTTAATTGTGCGGCAATCCCCGGAGAGTTAATTGAAAGTGTTTTGTTTGGCCATGAAAAAGGTTCATTTACCTCAGCCATCAAACAACGCAAAGGCGACTTTGAACAGGCCAACGGGGGAACCTTATTCCTTGATGAAATCGGCGACATGAGTCTTTCTGCACAGGCAAAAGTATTGAGGGCGCTGCAGGAAAATAAAATTATGCGGGTTGGTGGCGAAAAAGAAATACCGGTAGATGTGCGCATAGTCGCTGCCACCAATAAAAACATACCCCTTGAAATTGAAAACAAAAATTTCAGAGAAGACCTTTATCACAGGCTGAGTGTTATTTTAATACATGTTCCTTCGCTGAACGAACGCAGGGAAGACATCCCATTGCTTGCCAATTATTTTATCACCGACATCTGCGAAAGCTCAGGCAAGCCCATGATGGATTTTAATGAAGATGCACTCAAGGCATTACAGGATATTAACTGGACCGGTAATATCAGAGAACTACGAAACGTGGTTGAAAGGCTTGCTATACTGTGCGATGGCACAATCACTGCCGAGGATGTTGAAATGTATGCGCATCCGCTGAAAAGGTAG
- a CDS encoding response regulator, with product MSAFQASAQSLRLTRFTEEEGLPSSLVKSVVRDKNGIIWAATDDGLVRFDGREFKLFQDELPGLYAKSVICLPRGEMLLTSDMGISRFRESSGGIRFETIAQGGIHPSDSMMWFPKMFYSDLKNRVWLSDNSKVYRYTDNGFKTYILPNEVSTNNFSRSFSFADDGLGNFFAFSEPGFVFRYLESNDKLEKLTLPFSLSGINAVFNVRPGVILIATRNGLFELKTFAGKSTVRLRLVSKKDVSYMARNSKGIIYAGTWAEGLFFLEPVAGDNYTFKLVSQYPEKVVNHLFIDNDDNIWVSSDIGILLLQTVLFGSPFSQFTTSYIQCVSDSDNGELFFTDGARIFKSSSAYPGQAEALFSLPSVALQVLPVENGFWISDTDAHIWFCNFNGKKLKDFNLSSRGKAVFKLMPDKAGNIWACQDENESMIKISSDFLLSFYGPDKGVLSRPISLAVSANGRVFFGGMKDAGFLFEYDPAGDKFVNLSKPVDFERNIDLNVNDIACAPDGSIWLGSSFGLLCFKNGVYNRAAIGKLTENSVKAVAVDSLGYVWLANNKGLFRYKNGDYMQFDERNGLPSKTIAYRGLLIDRENRMWAGTLAGMAVSEILNEPRRTLMPAVKSFLLNNVPQHAVAQGIGKISNKSFISLQVASPEYPSRQLVYERWIEGLDSTWMVIANNGIIVIGGLEPGEYKLKVRARQSGNYIYSTPLIWEFRVSRIWYERWWVFALLFVALALIYRVLMLRRYRKLKSDNEKLEALISERTHEILLQHQHIEEQNKRIVQKNEALSFKNQELEVAKNLAEEAAKAKTQFLSVMSHEIRTPMNAVIGITHLLMRNNPRPEQLEDLKILKFSAENLLGLINDILDLNKIEAGKLELESIDFNLKNLVEGVVSSMQHKAHEKAILIHLTYDEELPLFFISDPLRISQILNNLVSNAIKFTETGSVDISISQKSKSGSHVQVEFSVADTGIGIPQEMQQHIFSEFTQASSETSRKYGGTGLGLAITSKLLEMLGSEIHLKSAPGKGSEFSFTLDLEPGKDFRGVNNEGAVDLSGQVFNGQRILLVEDNRINELIARKFMLEWNLKVDSASNGLEAIEKLNREYYHLILMDLQMPEMDGYMTSSIIRARGKEPFISIPIIALTASLKSEVQEKITLAGMNDFVSKPFNPDELFQKLKIFLKVR from the coding sequence TTGTCTGCTTTTCAAGCCTCCGCTCAATCGCTCAGGCTTACCAGGTTTACCGAGGAGGAAGGGTTGCCTTCTTCACTTGTCAAATCTGTTGTCCGCGATAAAAATGGAATTATTTGGGCAGCTACTGACGATGGCCTTGTGAGGTTTGACGGTCGTGAGTTTAAGCTTTTCCAGGATGAGCTGCCAGGCCTTTATGCAAAGTCTGTCATTTGCCTGCCGCGCGGCGAAATGTTGCTCACTTCTGATATGGGTATCAGCCGTTTCAGAGAATCATCAGGAGGAATCAGGTTTGAAACAATAGCTCAGGGAGGTATTCACCCGTCTGACTCGATGATGTGGTTTCCCAAGATGTTTTATTCGGATTTAAAAAATCGGGTGTGGTTGTCTGATAATTCTAAGGTTTATCGCTATACCGATAATGGGTTTAAAACATATATTCTTCCTAACGAGGTATCAACCAATAATTTCAGCCGTTCTTTCTCTTTTGCCGATGATGGCCTGGGGAATTTCTTTGCCTTTTCCGAACCCGGTTTTGTATTCAGATATTTGGAAAGCAATGATAAACTGGAAAAGCTCACATTGCCTTTTAGTTTATCAGGAATTAATGCCGTGTTTAATGTCAGGCCTGGTGTAATTTTAATTGCCACACGAAATGGCTTATTCGAACTGAAAACCTTTGCAGGAAAATCAACAGTCAGATTGAGGCTGGTAAGCAAAAAGGATGTTTCGTATATGGCCCGTAATTCAAAAGGTATTATTTATGCAGGAACCTGGGCTGAAGGTCTTTTCTTTTTAGAACCGGTTGCGGGTGATAATTATACATTCAAACTGGTGTCTCAGTATCCCGAAAAGGTTGTGAACCATTTATTTATTGATAATGATGATAATATTTGGGTCTCTTCCGATATTGGAATCTTACTCCTGCAAACAGTGCTTTTTGGGTCTCCGTTTTCACAATTTACAACTTCATATATCCAATGTGTGAGTGATTCGGATAACGGAGAATTGTTTTTTACTGATGGAGCCCGTATTTTTAAATCGTCTTCTGCATATCCTGGTCAGGCCGAAGCCCTTTTTTCGTTACCTTCTGTTGCTCTGCAAGTACTTCCTGTTGAAAATGGATTCTGGATTTCTGATACTGATGCACATATTTGGTTTTGTAATTTCAATGGAAAGAAACTTAAAGATTTTAATCTGAGCAGCAGGGGAAAGGCAGTTTTCAAGCTTATGCCTGATAAGGCTGGCAATATTTGGGCCTGTCAGGATGAAAACGAGTCGATGATAAAAATTTCAAGTGATTTTTTACTGAGTTTTTATGGCCCCGACAAGGGTGTATTATCAAGGCCTATTTCACTGGCCGTTTCAGCAAATGGGAGAGTTTTTTTTGGTGGAATGAAAGATGCAGGCTTTCTTTTTGAGTATGATCCTGCCGGGGATAAATTTGTAAATCTGAGCAAGCCTGTTGATTTTGAACGAAATATAGACCTGAATGTGAACGATATAGCTTGTGCTCCCGATGGAAGTATCTGGTTAGGTTCATCATTTGGTTTATTGTGTTTTAAAAACGGAGTGTATAACAGAGCTGCCATAGGTAAACTTACAGAAAATTCAGTAAAGGCTGTGGCCGTTGATTCTTTGGGCTATGTTTGGCTGGCCAATAATAAGGGCCTTTTCAGATATAAGAATGGAGATTATATGCAATTTGATGAAAGAAATGGATTGCCGTCAAAAACAATTGCATATCGCGGTTTGCTTATCGATAGAGAGAACAGAATGTGGGCGGGAACATTGGCCGGAATGGCTGTTTCTGAAATCCTGAATGAACCCCGGCGAACACTTATGCCCGCCGTGAAATCTTTTTTGTTGAATAATGTACCCCAACATGCAGTTGCTCAGGGTATTGGCAAAATCAGCAATAAAAGTTTTATAAGCCTTCAGGTGGCTTCTCCTGAGTATCCCTCGCGGCAACTGGTTTATGAGCGATGGATTGAAGGCCTGGATTCAACATGGATGGTCATCGCCAACAATGGTATTATCGTTATTGGAGGGCTCGAACCCGGAGAATATAAACTTAAAGTAAGAGCCAGGCAATCAGGAAATTATATTTATAGCACCCCGCTTATCTGGGAATTCAGGGTTAGTCGCATCTGGTATGAACGTTGGTGGGTTTTTGCCTTGCTGTTTGTTGCGTTAGCATTGATATACAGGGTGTTGATGCTTCGACGTTACCGGAAGCTAAAATCCGATAATGAAAAACTGGAGGCCCTGATTTCTGAAAGAACTCATGAAATACTTTTGCAGCATCAACACATTGAAGAGCAAAATAAACGAATAGTTCAAAAGAATGAAGCCCTGAGTTTTAAAAATCAGGAGCTGGAAGTCGCAAAAAATCTGGCTGAAGAAGCCGCTAAAGCGAAAACTCAGTTTTTGTCAGTGATGAGTCACGAAATCCGTACACCTATGAATGCGGTTATCGGCATTACTCATTTGCTGATGCGCAATAATCCTCGGCCCGAACAACTGGAAGATTTGAAAATTCTTAAGTTTTCTGCCGAGAATTTGTTAGGACTCATCAATGATATCCTCGATTTAAACAAGATAGAAGCTGGAAAACTTGAGTTGGAATCGATTGATTTTAATCTGAAAAATCTGGTTGAAGGTGTTGTAAGCTCAATGCAGCATAAAGCCCATGAGAAAGCTATTCTTATTCACCTGACTTATGATGAAGAACTTCCGTTATTTTTTATAAGTGATCCTTTGCGGATTTCGCAAATTCTTAATAATCTGGTAAGCAATGCCATAAAGTTTACTGAAACCGGAAGTGTGGATATAAGTATTTCTCAGAAGTCAAAGTCGGGCTCACATGTGCAGGTTGAATTTAGTGTAGCTGATACCGGAATAGGAATACCGCAGGAGATGCAACAGCATATTTTCAGTGAGTTTACGCAGGCCTCGTCTGAAACGTCAAGAAAATATGGGGGTACAGGACTAGGACTGGCTATTACCAGCAAATTACTCGAAATGTTGGGTAGTGAGATTCATCTGAAGAGTGCACCTGGTAAAGGTTCTGAGTTTTCATTTACTTTGGATCTGGAACCAGGTAAGGATTTCAGAGGAGTTAACAACGAGGGCGCTGTTGATTTGTCAGGGCAGGTTTTCAATGGTCAGCGTATTCTGTTGGTTGAGGATAACAGGATTAATGAGCTGATAGCCCGCAAATTTATGCTGGAGTGGAATCTGAAGGTTGATTCAGCCTCCAATGGCCTTGAAGCTATTGAAAAACTAAATCGTGAATATTACCATTTGATATTGATGGATTTACAAATGCCTGAAATGGATGGCTATATGACTTCATCCATCATCAGGGCCAGGGGGAAGGAGCCTTTTATTTCAATTCCGATAATTGCACTTACAGCTTCCTTAAAATCAGAAGTGCAGGAAAAAATTACACTGGCAGGAATGAATGATTTTGTTTCAAAACCATTTAATCCTGATGAGTTGTTCCAAAAGTTGAAGATATTTCTGAAAGTGAGGTAA
- a CDS encoding SAM-dependent methyltransferase produces MSATENMSAVARIISENFDTGNFIKLTLSNKRTKSNDLDNVFVRPVMIKNQALLSFVFRHTTKDVTRNLQVDAAIEEITTLLNTQFFNADIFTTHADYVFMSNKRGNSKLLKKPASSAELPVFRHDKMKQRLITAEHNIYLRDLGVLTSEWKVKNDMQDKFRQINKYVEIIDGILKGDEIKDKFSIVDMGSGKGYLTFALYDFLKNKQQKHIRMTGVELRPDLVEKCNKIAKDAAFTELSFTEGSIGKAELPAFDMIIALHACDTATDEAIYRGISAQAPVIVCAPCCHKQIRKQINPDNILKEITRHGILEERQAEMLTDTIRAMIMEAYGYKTRVFEFIATEHTPKNVLIAGTRKKAVLVPDAEVLNRIAQLKAQFGIEYHHLERLLGIG; encoded by the coding sequence ATGTCTGCAACTGAAAACATGAGTGCTGTCGCACGCATCATTTCCGAAAATTTCGATACCGGCAACTTTATTAAACTTACACTTAGCAACAAACGAACCAAAAGCAATGATCTGGACAATGTATTTGTACGGCCGGTTATGATTAAGAATCAGGCATTACTATCCTTTGTTTTCAGGCACACCACCAAAGATGTAACCCGAAACCTTCAGGTTGATGCAGCTATTGAGGAAATCACCACTTTACTTAATACCCAGTTTTTTAATGCCGACATATTTACCACTCATGCCGATTATGTATTTATGAGCAACAAAAGAGGGAATTCCAAACTCCTGAAAAAACCAGCCTCGTCAGCTGAACTTCCGGTTTTCAGACACGACAAAATGAAACAACGCCTGATAACCGCCGAGCATAATATTTATTTGCGTGATCTCGGTGTTCTGACCTCTGAATGGAAAGTCAAAAATGACATGCAGGACAAATTCAGGCAGATTAACAAGTATGTTGAGATTATTGACGGTATCCTGAAAGGAGATGAAATAAAAGACAAATTTTCAATAGTTGACATGGGGTCCGGCAAAGGATATCTCACCTTTGCACTTTACGATTTTTTAAAGAATAAGCAGCAAAAGCATATCAGAATGACAGGCGTTGAATTAAGGCCCGATTTGGTTGAAAAATGCAACAAAATTGCCAAAGATGCTGCATTTACCGAACTCAGTTTTACAGAGGGCAGCATTGGAAAAGCCGAATTACCTGCTTTCGACATGATTATTGCTTTGCACGCCTGCGATACAGCCACCGATGAAGCCATTTACCGGGGAATATCGGCCCAAGCCCCGGTGATAGTATGCGCCCCCTGTTGCCATAAGCAAATCAGAAAACAGATAAATCCAGACAACATCCTGAAAGAGATTACCAGACATGGCATTCTGGAAGAGCGTCAGGCCGAAATGCTTACTGACACCATCAGAGCAATGATTATGGAAGCATATGGATATAAAACCAGGGTATTTGAATTTATTGCGACCGAACACACGCCCAAAAACGTTTTGATTGCAGGAACAAGAAAAAAGGCAGTTTTGGTTCCTGATGCTGAAGTATTAAACCGAATAGCTCAACTAAAAGCTCAGTTCGGAATTGAATATCACCACCTTGAACGCCTGCTGGGCATCGGATAA